The following coding sequences lie in one Zingiber officinale cultivar Zhangliang chromosome 2B, Zo_v1.1, whole genome shotgun sequence genomic window:
- the LOC122048052 gene encoding subtilisin-like protease 4 — MSTHTPWLLFLLLVVFSNPLVASPSSSASRYIIQVEEPTEPLSEGSLKRWHESFLPPAVEQSSVDRRLLHSYSDVFSGFAAMLTEEELQEIRKKNGFVRVFPDRVLHVMTTHTPDFLGLKVGSKGLWDDSKLGSGVIIGVLDTGVTPGHPSYDDEGVPPPPSTWKGSCDLETGCNNKLIGARSMITGWRHPIDEGGHGTHTSATAGGNFVRNASYFGFAKGTAAGMAPRAHLAIYQVCGGDGSCNSADILAGLDVAVKDGVDILSLSLGGRSTPLDQDPIAIGSFAAARKGIFVSCAGGNDGPDYFTLSNEAPWMLTVAASSVDRSFRASVKLPSGKVIPGESLDQPSNFPKSYLPLYYSTESPSCDMDPLDDSQRGSIWVCEVEFGNLVSVAAFAKSHGAKALISISSKIEGATISIRKMDFPGVVLTIQEGSDLISYLNSASNPSASIVFNGTILGVSPAPVVAYFSSRGPSQATPGILKPDISGPGLNIFAAYIHSRDTPDQYYIISGTSMATPHLSGVAALLKAAHPSWSPAAIRSAIITTADADVFDELLEPALYFAKGAGHVNPNKAADPGLIYDITDDDYISYICGKFGKEGARNIARGAVDCSKSMTEEKLNYPSILLAPKGRTEAKVTRTVTNVGPAKSSYTVSVSISKTAVSATVTPTKLTFTELNEQMSFTVSAKWGAGRPPTSGNQLVEGKLTWTSDDGKYVVTSPFVVSALE, encoded by the coding sequence ATGAGTACTCATACCCCATGGCTACTCTTTCTTCTCCTTGTCGTCTTCTCCAATCCCTTGGtcgcctctccttcttcttctgcgAGCCGTTACATTATTCAAGTGGAAGAGCCAACTGAACCGCTGTCGGAAGGGAGCTTGAAGAGGTGGCACGAATCTTTCCTGCCGCCGGCCGTCGAGCAGTCTAGCGTCGATCGGAGGCTACTGCACTCGTACAGCGATGTATTCAGCGGGTTCGCCGCCATGCTGACGGAGGAAGAGCTACAGGAGATACGGAAGAAGAATGGCTTTGTGCGCGTGTTCCCCGACCGTGTGCTGCACGTAATGACCACCCACACGCCGGATTTCCTCGGGCTCAAGGTCGGGAGTAAGGGGCTCTGGGACGACTCGAAGCTCGGGAGCGGAGTCATCATTGGAGTTCTCGACACCGGCGTGACGCCCGGCCACCCTTCCTACGACGACGAGGGGGTCCCGCCTCCACCCTCGACGTGGAAGGGATCCTGCGACCTCGAGACCGGTTGCAACAACAAGCTCATCGGAGCCAGGTCGATGATCACCGGTTGGCGTCACCCCATTGACGAGGGCGGCCACGGGACCCACACTTCCGCCACGGCTGGTGGTAACTTCGTCCGAAACGCGAGCTACTTCGGCTTCGCCAAAGGCACTGCCGCCGGAATGGCCCCTCGGGCTCACCTCGCCATCTACCAGGTCTGCGGCGGTGACGGCAGCTGCAATTCTGCCGATATCCTCGCCGGGTTGGACGTAGCTGTCAAGGATGGCGTCGACATCCTTTCTCTCTCGCTCGGTGGCCGTTCCACGCCTCTCGACCAAGATCCTATCGCCATCGGTTCATTCGCGGCGGCAAGGAAGGGCATCTTTGTCAGCTGTGCTGGCGGCAATGATGGACCTGACTACTTCACCCTCTCCAACGAGGCGCCATGGATGCTCACTGTTGCAGCTAGCAGCGTCGATCGAAGCTTCAGGGCCTCCGTGAAGCTTCCCAGTGGGAAGGTAATCCCCGGAGAGTCTCTCGACCAACCTAGCAACTTCCCTAAGAGCTATCTTCCCCTGTACTACTCCACCGAGTCCCCGTCCTGCGACATGGATCctcttgatgatagccagagggGTAGCATCTGGGTATGCGAGGTCGAATTTGGTAATCTTGTCAGTGTGGCGGCGTTCGCCAAGTCCCACGGTGCCAAGGCGTTGATCTCCATTTCCTCGAAGATAGAGGGTGCCACCATCTCAATCAGGAAGATGGACTTTCCCGGAGTAGTGCTCACCATCCAAGAAGGTTCCGACCTCATATCGTATTTGAACTCTGCTTCTAACCCCTCCGCGTCGATCGTCTTCAACGGGACAATTCTCGGCGTATCCCCTGCCCCCGTTGTGGCTTACTTCTCCTCCCGGGGGCCATCTCAAGCAACACCGGGAATCCTCAAGCCAGACATCTCCGGCCCTGGTCTTAACATCTTCGCAGCCTATATTCATTCCCGTGACACTCCGGATCAGTACTATATTATATCTGGCACGTCCATGGCGACACCTCACCTCAGCGGTGTCGCCGCGCTCTTAAAGGCCGCACATCCTTCATGGTCACCAGCAGCTATCAGGTCGGCAATCATCACCACGGCAGACGCTGACGTCTTTGACGAGTTACTTGAGCCGGCGCTCTATTTCGCCAAGGGCGCAGGACACGTCAACCCTAACAAAGCTGCCGATCCCGGTCTTATTTATGACATCACTGACGATGACTATATCTCCTACATCTGCGGAAAATTTGGCAAAGAAGGCGCAAGAAATATTGCGCGCGGAGCCGTGGACTGCTCGAAGAGCATGACCGAAGAAAAGCTCAACTACCCGTCAATTTTGCTAGCCCCCAAAGGCAGGACGGAGGCTAAAGTGACCCGGACGGTCACGAACGTCGGACCAGCAAAATCGAGCTACACGGTGTCAGTGAGCATATCGAAGACTGCTGTGTCGGCTACTGTCACCCCCACTAAATTGACGTTCACTGAGCTGAACGAGCAGATGTCATTCACTGTGAGCGCAAAATGGGGTGCCGGCAGACCTCCCACTTCCGGTAATCAATTAGTGGAGGGAAAGCTGACTTGGACCTCCGATGATGGTAAGTATGTGGTGACCAGCCCATTTGTCGTCTCCGCCCTGGAGTGA